A genomic segment from Pseudomonas sp. S09G 359 encodes:
- the hflC gene encoding protease modulator HflC, with product MSAHSHDHGHHHGHHHHHHHGDEQAAGPFPWRRMAWALLLVLFAVAAASLVQVRSGEATVITRFGNPSRVLLEPGLGWRWPAPFEAAIPVDLRLRTTSSGLQDVGTRDGLRIIVQAYVAWQVQGDADNVQRFMRAVQNQPDEAARQIRTFVGSALETTAASFDLSSLINTDASQVRIADFEAQLRQQIDQQLLTTYGVRVAQVGIERLTLPSVTLTATVDRMRAERETIATERTAVGKREAAQIRSAAERDARIVQADATVKAADIEAQSRVEAAQIYGRAYAGNPQLYNLLRSLDTLGTVVTPGTKIILRTDAAPFRALVDGPKDVQP from the coding sequence TTGAGCGCTCATTCTCACGATCACGGTCATCATCATGGCCATCACCACCACCATCATCACGGCGATGAGCAGGCGGCCGGCCCGTTCCCTTGGCGGCGCATGGCCTGGGCGCTGTTGCTGGTGCTGTTTGCCGTAGCGGCGGCGAGCCTGGTGCAGGTGCGTTCCGGTGAAGCCACGGTGATCACGCGTTTCGGCAACCCGTCGCGGGTGCTGCTGGAGCCGGGCCTGGGCTGGCGCTGGCCGGCGCCGTTCGAAGCGGCGATCCCGGTGGACTTGCGCCTGCGCACCACCTCCAGCGGCTTGCAGGATGTGGGCACCCGCGATGGCTTGCGCATCATCGTGCAGGCCTATGTGGCGTGGCAGGTGCAGGGCGATGCCGACAATGTGCAGCGCTTTATGCGCGCGGTGCAGAACCAGCCGGATGAGGCGGCGCGGCAGATCCGCACCTTTGTCGGCTCGGCGCTGGAAACCACGGCGGCCAGCTTTGATCTGTCCAGCCTGATCAACACCGACGCCAGCCAGGTGCGCATCGCCGATTTCGAGGCGCAGTTGCGTCAGCAGATTGATCAACAATTGCTCACCACCTATGGCGTGCGTGTGGCCCAGGTGGGTATCGAGCGGCTGACCTTGCCCTCGGTAACCCTAACCGCCACGGTCGACCGCATGCGCGCCGAGCGTGAAACCATCGCCACCGAACGCACCGCCGTGGGCAAGCGTGAAGCGGCGCAGATCCGCTCCGCCGCCGAGCGTGATGCGCGCATCGTGCAGGCCGATGCCACAGTGAAAGCCGCCGATATCGAAGCGCAATCGCGGGTTGAAGCGGCGCAGATCTATGGCCGTGCCTACGCCGGCAACCCGCAGTTGTACAACTTGCTGCGTTCCTTGGACACCCTGGGTACGGTGGTCACGCCGGGTACCAAAATAATCCTGCGCACCGACGCGGCGCCATTCCGCGCGTTGGTCGACGGGCCCAAGGACGTTCAGCCATGA